One window of Bacillus alkalicellulosilyticus genomic DNA carries:
- the ahpC gene encoding alkyl hydroperoxide reductase subunit C — MSLIGTEVKPFSAKAFKNGEFIDVTNESLKGQWSVFCFYPADFTFVCPTELEDLQNEYAALQELGVEVYSVSTDTHFTHKGWHDSSETIGKITYAMIGDPSQTVSRNFEVLDEESGLADRGTFVIDPDGIIQTVEINAGGIGRDASILVNKIKAAQYVRNNPGEVCPAKWQEGGETLKPSLDLVGKI; from the coding sequence ATGTCTTTAATCGGAACTGAAGTAAAACCATTTAGTGCAAAAGCTTTTAAGAACGGTGAATTCATTGATGTAACAAACGAAAGCCTAAAAGGCCAATGGAGCGTATTCTGCTTTTACCCAGCTGATTTCACATTCGTTTGTCCTACTGAGTTAGAGGATCTTCAAAATGAATATGCTGCATTACAAGAGCTTGGAGTTGAGGTTTATTCTGTATCTACAGACACTCACTTCACTCATAAAGGATGGCATGACAGCTCAGAAACAATCGGAAAAATTACATATGCAATGATCGGTGACCCTTCTCAAACTGTATCTCGTAACTTTGAAGTTCTTGACGAGGAGTCTGGTCTTGCTGACCGTGGTACATTCGTTATCGATCCAGACGGTATCATCCAAACAGTTGAAATCAACGCTGGTGGAATTGGCCGTGACGCAAGTATCCTAGTAAACAAAATCAAGGCTGCTCAATATGTACGTAACAACCCAGGTGAAGTTTGCCCAGCTAAATGGCAAGAAGGCGGAGAAACACTTAAACCAAGTCTTGACCTAGTCGGAAAAATCTAA
- a CDS encoding McrB family protein — translation MLNLTYFQTVFNNDNTEMRCRQVLDEISPAVKLIFERFISSTGLSLGSEYFIRSYDTTLSTTYNDARNPTYAEKKKNSDIGRKYFIGLYRRVDDREYNMLTLEFNGMNQVVSFYTELTFIPMWSWVKNNKIEDVLSSIPEGFSITSSSKDLPLVLREELVSFVKSCVKPRKRPWFQVGTILPLQGEMAEEDVVNKLSQTWKELEGFRAYVNEESDIAKHAYDILLSIAEVRDIKETELLGRKYAVEISEIDDAKDHVKRQSIQIFDGEQLITKGYINYFFYQNKISPNQVIAFQLEGHNHIFTGSRAVLGKGVIEWWIPKLFATQNLDNQKVMQYAMELLRDHQFKVEGNHYYVGSFDNETDTFVEGTKAVKKNFIDSALLFAHASERLELPTDENGIGVPGETEGPDSSAVEPNFNFQAIYETISTSQFTFSKEIIRDLHLNLTALDDKHFVLLSGISGTGKTQLSRLYANAVYGLEYEQNNPYLTIIPVRPDWTDASALFGYYSSFEKRYVKTEFLSVLLHALKERDKPHFILLDEMNLARVEYYLSDYLSAVESRKEVPLHQDEETTDIPQKIIIPPNVYLLGTINVDETTHSISDKVLDRAFVMTLSDVDFETYWNRVSPHIKGALEKEFLLLKDLHSMLLQFELHFGYRTMGEMLNKLYANRQLPEEHQLDSIDALDRVISEKVLPKVRGDERISDLLEQLERWLVQELEGNSISLTHVKRMKEELSYYGATQFWR, via the coding sequence ATGCTAAATCTTACATATTTTCAAACGGTTTTTAATAATGATAATACGGAAATGCGTTGTCGTCAGGTTCTTGATGAAATATCCCCAGCAGTGAAGCTGATATTTGAAAGATTTATTTCATCTACGGGTCTTTCGCTAGGTAGTGAGTATTTTATAAGAAGTTATGATACAACGTTATCAACAACATACAATGATGCGAGAAATCCTACCTATGCTGAGAAGAAAAAGAACTCGGATATAGGGCGAAAATACTTTATTGGCCTTTATCGGAGAGTGGATGACCGAGAATATAATATGCTTACGCTTGAGTTCAATGGCATGAATCAAGTTGTTAGTTTTTATACAGAATTAACGTTTATCCCAATGTGGTCGTGGGTCAAAAACAATAAAATTGAAGATGTGTTATCGTCGATTCCGGAGGGTTTCTCGATTACATCAAGCAGCAAGGATTTACCACTCGTTCTAAGAGAAGAACTAGTTTCTTTTGTGAAAAGCTGTGTGAAGCCACGGAAGCGTCCTTGGTTTCAAGTTGGGACAATTCTACCACTACAAGGGGAAATGGCAGAAGAGGATGTAGTAAATAAGCTGTCACAAACATGGAAAGAACTTGAGGGTTTTCGTGCGTATGTAAATGAAGAAAGTGATATCGCTAAGCACGCCTATGACATTTTATTATCAATTGCAGAAGTTAGAGATATTAAGGAAACAGAATTACTTGGTAGGAAATATGCAGTTGAAATTTCAGAAATTGATGATGCGAAAGACCATGTTAAACGTCAATCGATTCAAATATTCGATGGCGAACAGTTAATTACAAAGGGTTATATTAACTACTTCTTTTATCAAAATAAAATATCCCCAAACCAAGTCATTGCATTTCAGCTAGAAGGGCACAATCATATTTTCACAGGATCAAGGGCTGTCTTGGGGAAAGGAGTCATCGAATGGTGGATACCTAAGCTGTTTGCTACGCAAAATTTAGATAATCAAAAAGTGATGCAGTATGCGATGGAGTTATTGCGGGACCATCAGTTTAAAGTAGAGGGCAATCATTATTATGTCGGTAGTTTTGATAATGAGACCGATACCTTTGTCGAAGGAACAAAAGCCGTTAAAAAGAATTTTATTGATTCAGCACTTCTTTTTGCCCATGCAAGTGAGCGTCTTGAACTGCCAACAGATGAGAATGGTATAGGGGTCCCTGGGGAGACGGAAGGTCCGGATTCAAGCGCTGTTGAACCGAATTTTAATTTCCAAGCGATATATGAGACGATTTCAACGAGCCAGTTCACGTTCTCAAAAGAGATTATCCGAGATCTACATTTGAACCTGACAGCTCTTGATGATAAACATTTTGTGTTACTAAGTGGCATATCAGGAACCGGAAAAACGCAGCTTTCTCGATTATACGCCAATGCTGTTTACGGTCTTGAATATGAGCAAAACAATCCGTATTTAACGATAATCCCAGTTCGCCCAGATTGGACGGATGCCAGCGCTCTTTTTGGATATTATAGTTCGTTTGAAAAGCGCTATGTGAAAACAGAATTCCTTTCCGTTCTTTTGCATGCGTTAAAAGAAAGGGACAAGCCTCATTTTATTTTACTTGATGAAATGAATCTTGCTCGTGTTGAGTATTATTTGAGCGACTATTTAAGTGCTGTTGAATCGAGAAAAGAGGTCCCGTTGCATCAAGATGAGGAGACAACAGATATCCCACAAAAAATAATCATTCCACCAAATGTGTATTTGTTAGGGACAATTAATGTGGATGAAACGACGCACTCCATATCTGATAAAGTACTAGACCGTGCTTTTGTAATGACGTTATCTGATGTTGATTTTGAGACGTACTGGAATCGGGTTAGTCCTCACATTAAGGGGGCACTTGAAAAAGAATTTCTCCTCCTTAAAGATTTACACAGTATGCTACTGCAATTCGAGCTTCACTTTGGCTATCGGACCATGGGGGAAATGCTTAATAAATTATATGCGAATAGGCAATTGCCTGAAGAACACCAGTTAGATTCCATTGATGCATTAGACCGTGTTATTTCTGAAAAAGTGTTACCCAAGGTGCGTGGTGATGAACGCATTAGTGACTTGTTAGAACAGCTTGAACGGTGGTTAGTTCAAGAGTTAGAAGGGAATTCGATTTCTCTTACGCATGTGAAGCGAATGAAAGAGGAGTTGAGTTATTATGGAGCCACTCAATTTTGGAGATGA
- a CDS encoding carbohydrate ABC transporter permease, whose translation MKRIDYYGYAFILPFFLVFVTFTIYPILLTFYYSFTSYSGMGSPDFIGLANYARLVTDTFFLQAFFNTLYIWGINFIIQIGIALLLAILFSDIRLKMKGLGFFRAVFYLPNLITIASVALLFGILLDWHHGTINHLLLDLGIISQPINWLNNPTTARWSVALIGAWMWFGHTFIILMAGISGISKDYFEAALIDGANRFQMFIKVTLPLLKPILLYVLITSLIGGLQIFDLPMLITDGLGAPQGSLNTMVLYLYNQAFRFNNYGYAATVAYGLFVITVLFSYVTFKAMYRKSAKEG comes from the coding sequence ATGAAAAGAATAGACTACTATGGGTATGCCTTTATTTTGCCCTTTTTTCTCGTTTTTGTTACGTTTACGATTTATCCTATTCTCTTAACTTTTTATTATAGTTTTACAAGTTACTCAGGGATGGGAAGCCCAGATTTTATTGGGTTAGCTAACTATGCAAGGCTTGTGACCGATACATTTTTTCTACAGGCTTTCTTCAATACGCTTTATATTTGGGGAATTAATTTTATCATCCAAATTGGGATTGCCTTGTTATTAGCCATTTTATTTTCTGACATTCGACTAAAGATGAAGGGGCTTGGCTTTTTTCGGGCCGTATTTTACTTACCTAACTTGATAACGATTGCTTCCGTTGCTTTATTATTTGGTATTTTACTAGATTGGCATCACGGAACAATTAACCATCTACTATTAGACTTAGGGATTATCTCACAACCTATTAACTGGCTTAATAATCCTACGACAGCAAGGTGGTCAGTGGCATTAATTGGGGCGTGGATGTGGTTTGGGCATACGTTTATCATTTTAATGGCTGGGATTTCTGGGATTTCAAAAGATTATTTTGAGGCCGCATTAATTGATGGCGCGAATCGTTTTCAAATGTTTATAAAAGTAACGCTACCTTTGTTAAAACCAATTTTACTTTATGTCTTAATTACATCACTTATCGGTGGACTGCAAATATTTGATTTACCGATGCTAATAACAGATGGACTAGGTGCTCCTCAAGGGTCTTTAAATACAATGGTTCTCTATTTATATAACCAAGCGTTCCGTTTTAATAATTATGGATACGCCGCAACAGTGGCTTATGGATTATTTGTAATAACCGTTCTTTTCTCATATGTCACATTTAAAGCGATGTACCGAAAAAGTGCGAAAGAGGGGTGA
- the ahpF gene encoding alkyl hydroperoxide reductase subunit F: MVLEADIKAQLEQYLQLMEGDVLLRVSAGSDKTSTDTLALVNELASMSNKITVREAELKRTPSFSVNRVGEDTGVTFAGIPLGHEFTSLVLALLQVSGRPPKVDQSVIDQVKSIQGEYHFETYVSLSCHNCPDVVQALNMMSVLNPGITHTMIDGAAFKDEVESNNVMSVPAVYLNGEFFGGGRMTTEEILAKLGSGPDASELSNKEPFDVLVVGGGPAGASAAIYAARKGIRTGIVAERFGGQVLDTMSIENFISVKQTEGPKLAASLEEHVKEYNIDIMNLQRAKGIKKNDLFELELENGAILKSKTVIVSTGARWRNVNVPGEQEFKNKGVAYCPHCDGPLFEGKHVAVIGGGNSGIEAAIDLAGIVKHVTVLEFMPELKADQVLQDRLHSLPNVTVVKNVQTKEITGTDSVNGITYIDRDTQEETHVELQGVFVQIGLVPNTDWLEGVVERNRIGEIIVDKHGSTTVPGLFAAGDCTDSAYNQIIISMGSGATASLGAFDYLIRN; the protein is encoded by the coding sequence ATGGTACTTGAAGCAGATATAAAAGCTCAATTGGAACAGTATTTGCAACTAATGGAAGGCGATGTCCTTCTTAGAGTAAGTGCTGGTTCTGATAAAACATCTACTGATACGCTAGCTCTTGTCAATGAGCTAGCTTCCATGTCCAATAAAATAACAGTTCGCGAAGCTGAATTAAAGCGTACTCCGAGTTTTAGTGTAAATCGTGTTGGCGAAGATACGGGTGTCACGTTTGCCGGTATCCCGTTAGGACATGAATTCACTTCATTAGTATTAGCTCTTCTTCAAGTTAGTGGAAGACCTCCAAAGGTTGACCAAAGCGTAATTGACCAAGTGAAGAGCATTCAAGGGGAGTATCATTTTGAAACGTATGTCAGCTTAAGCTGCCATAACTGCCCTGATGTGGTACAAGCTCTTAACATGATGAGTGTGCTTAACCCCGGCATTACTCACACAATGATTGACGGTGCAGCGTTTAAAGACGAAGTAGAAAGCAATAACGTCATGTCGGTCCCTGCTGTTTACTTAAATGGTGAGTTTTTCGGTGGTGGTCGTATGACTACGGAAGAAATCCTTGCTAAATTAGGTAGTGGCCCGGATGCATCTGAGCTTTCGAATAAAGAACCTTTTGATGTTCTTGTTGTTGGTGGTGGTCCTGCTGGAGCTAGTGCAGCGATTTATGCTGCTCGTAAAGGGATTCGCACGGGTATTGTTGCAGAACGTTTTGGTGGTCAAGTTCTTGACACGATGAGCATTGAAAACTTTATTAGTGTCAAGCAAACTGAAGGCCCTAAGCTTGCTGCAAGTCTTGAAGAGCATGTGAAAGAATACAACATAGATATCATGAACTTACAACGCGCAAAAGGCATTAAAAAGAACGACCTATTTGAGCTTGAGCTTGAAAATGGTGCTATTCTTAAAAGTAAAACAGTAATTGTTTCTACTGGTGCTCGTTGGCGTAATGTAAACGTTCCTGGAGAACAAGAATTTAAAAACAAAGGTGTAGCTTATTGCCCACACTGTGACGGTCCGTTGTTTGAAGGAAAACACGTTGCTGTTATCGGTGGAGGTAACTCTGGTATTGAAGCAGCCATTGATCTTGCTGGTATTGTAAAACACGTTACCGTTCTAGAATTCATGCCGGAATTAAAAGCTGACCAAGTTCTTCAAGACCGTTTACACAGCTTACCAAACGTAACTGTTGTAAAGAATGTACAAACCAAAGAAATTACCGGTACAGACAGCGTAAACGGAATTACGTATATTGACCGTGATACACAAGAAGAAACACATGTTGAATTACAAGGTGTGTTTGTCCAAATCGGTCTAGTACCTAACACAGATTGGCTAGAAGGCGTTGTTGAGCGCAATCGCATCGGTGAAATCATTGTTGACAAACATGGTTCTACAACCGTTCCAGGATTATTTGCTGCTGGAGATTGTACAGATAGCGCATATAACCAAATCATTATCTCAATGGGATCAGGAGCAACTGCATCATTAGGTGCCTTTGACTACCTTATTCGTAATTAG
- a CDS encoding DUF2357 domain-containing protein: protein MEPLNFGDDVLEVHDVSRGWIPFQEGHFIESTDYKLRYHGEQKEVLILGLPWPFYKKENKHMAQFTTPFQSGVFEIRFGNQTITSYIYPDDRKMTEQQYDLMLTEILEESNSCFQRSGLTVNVDASGKMREMSWTQWSYIERAFHQLKQIVTKVMKQPIRRLEKQVVVMQREKVQRVEKVTMHWLDKAGYGIDIPKMIQTDKTFETVNVFENQVVKQQLYGLYRLLTRYETIDIKEVADKAKIYKTITLRWLNSSFFQGVSEHEGPYTITQKFRKHPVYRLWYQWFTKLYQHSKEGIGLSYPIPLKDTFQLYEMWCYMKVVKVLREANMLEDTSDLYRQTKDGLFLNLAENYQSRVKLKGGNSLYFQRTYQYNSNPYYTFTQRMIPDIVLEGEKGIIVFDPKYRVSHNLGTALGEMHKYRDGILHRESGERAVRAVYILTPTKSEDAETMRYFQDTFLKKHQMGAYHLLPGVENEELEEQILKSMK from the coding sequence ATGGAGCCACTCAATTTTGGAGATGATGTTCTTGAAGTACATGATGTCAGCAGAGGGTGGATTCCATTTCAAGAAGGGCACTTCATAGAAAGTACGGATTATAAACTAAGGTATCACGGAGAGCAAAAAGAGGTCCTAATCTTAGGACTTCCATGGCCATTTTATAAAAAAGAAAACAAGCATATGGCTCAATTTACTACTCCATTTCAAAGCGGTGTTTTTGAGATTAGATTCGGCAATCAGACGATTACATCGTACATTTATCCAGATGACCGAAAAATGACTGAACAACAATACGACCTGATGCTTACAGAAATACTAGAGGAGTCAAATAGTTGTTTTCAACGAAGTGGTTTAACTGTAAACGTCGATGCCTCTGGAAAAATGCGTGAGATGTCGTGGACACAGTGGAGCTATATAGAAAGAGCGTTTCACCAACTAAAACAAATCGTCACAAAAGTAATGAAGCAACCGATTCGACGACTTGAAAAACAAGTCGTTGTCATGCAACGAGAAAAAGTGCAACGAGTAGAAAAGGTGACGATGCACTGGCTAGATAAAGCAGGATACGGGATAGATATCCCTAAAATGATTCAAACGGATAAGACATTTGAAACTGTGAATGTATTTGAAAATCAAGTGGTGAAGCAACAGCTTTATGGTTTGTATCGATTGTTAACAAGATATGAAACGATAGATATAAAAGAAGTTGCTGATAAAGCGAAGATATATAAGACGATTACTTTGCGTTGGCTAAACAGTTCTTTTTTTCAAGGTGTTTCTGAACACGAAGGTCCTTATACAATTACCCAGAAATTTCGAAAGCACCCCGTCTATCGGTTGTGGTATCAGTGGTTTACTAAACTCTATCAACACAGCAAAGAGGGAATTGGACTTTCATATCCTATCCCACTTAAAGATACATTTCAGTTGTATGAAATGTGGTGTTATATGAAAGTTGTGAAGGTACTAAGAGAAGCGAATATGCTTGAAGATACAAGCGACTTATATCGCCAAACGAAAGACGGTTTATTTCTGAATTTAGCTGAAAATTACCAAAGTCGAGTGAAGCTAAAGGGAGGTAATTCGCTTTATTTTCAGCGAACGTATCAATACAACTCCAACCCATATTACACATTTACACAGAGAATGATTCCAGATATAGTCCTTGAAGGTGAAAAGGGCATTATCGTATTTGACCCGAAATATCGAGTTTCTCACAATCTCGGAACCGCGTTGGGAGAAATGCATAAATACCGTGATGGCATCCTTCATCGTGAATCAGGGGAAAGGGCGGTTAGAGCTGTATATATTTTGACGCCAACAAAATCCGAGGACGCAGAAACTATGAGGTACTTTCAAGATACCTTTCTTAAAAAGCATCAGATGGGAGCGTATCATTTGCTGCCGGGAGTAGAAAATGAAGAGCTGGAAGAACAAATCTTGAAGAGTATGAAGTGA
- a CDS encoding LacI family DNA-binding transcriptional regulator, with translation MTTIYDIAKKTGFSITTVSRALNNYTDVSEKTKKKILEAVEEMGYYPNNVARSLTMKKTFTIGVIFVEDLGIGMKHPFFGGVIESFKQQVEKVGYDVIFLSKHLGGEEKSYIQHALHRGVDGVVIFSSEKDDIEVQKLIDSSLPTVVIDLYSKKSSVVYSDNVHGSELAVQHLYDLGHRKIAHIYGHQASFAGLERLKGFYSAVKKLGLTIPDSYIVDGHYFSYEKGYSAMETLLSLEDRPTAVFVAGDLMAIGAISAIRTFGLQVPDDISIIGFDDIELAKYITPALTTIKQNTDLIGESAADALLNQIDKKNKVYTAVTIPVELVIRDSTKAI, from the coding sequence ATGACTACAATCTATGATATAGCAAAAAAGACAGGTTTTTCGATTACAACCGTATCAAGAGCGTTAAACAACTATACAGATGTAAGCGAAAAAACGAAAAAGAAAATACTTGAAGCAGTAGAAGAGATGGGGTACTATCCAAACAATGTTGCCCGTTCTTTGACAATGAAAAAAACATTTACGATTGGGGTAATCTTTGTTGAAGACTTAGGGATAGGAATGAAACATCCCTTTTTTGGAGGAGTTATTGAGAGTTTCAAACAACAGGTAGAGAAGGTTGGCTATGATGTTATCTTCTTAAGTAAGCATTTGGGTGGAGAAGAAAAGAGTTATATCCAACATGCACTTCATCGCGGGGTCGACGGCGTAGTCATCTTCAGCTCAGAAAAGGATGACATAGAAGTACAAAAATTAATAGACTCATCTTTGCCAACAGTCGTAATTGATTTATATAGTAAGAAATCTAGCGTTGTATATAGCGATAATGTTCACGGGAGTGAATTAGCCGTGCAGCATCTCTATGATTTAGGTCATCGAAAAATCGCTCATATTTACGGACATCAAGCTTCATTTGCTGGTTTAGAAAGACTAAAGGGATTTTATAGCGCAGTTAAAAAACTTGGGCTCACAATACCAGATTCATATATCGTAGACGGACATTACTTTTCCTATGAAAAGGGCTATTCTGCGATGGAAACACTATTATCGCTTGAAGACAGGCCAACTGCAGTATTTGTTGCTGGAGACTTAATGGCCATTGGAGCGATATCAGCGATACGAACTTTTGGTTTACAGGTTCCAGACGACATATCCATTATTGGTTTTGATGATATTGAATTAGCCAAATATATCACACCAGCCCTAACAACAATTAAGCAAAATACAGATTTAATCGGGGAAAGTGCTGCAGATGCACTATTAAATCAAATAGACAAAAAAAATAAAGTATACACCGCCGTTACGATTCCTGTTGAACTAGTCATAAGGGATTCGACAAAAGCAATCTAA
- a CDS encoding sialate O-acetylesterase: MKISSILSNGMVLQRNQPISITGQTTISSNVSITFNENTYQTIADSNGDWTISIDSQQAGGPYQMVIEGDERVIIDDILIGDVWILGGQSNMEIPINRTLDLFSEEMKAVNQPFIRQFAVPQQYNFHEPKQMVEGGNWISATPSDVMHFSAVGYFFANELYEKYGVPIGLILTAVGGTPIEAWMKESTLRKLGGYEVEMEKNKDDEYVAATQKSDQERHDKWYEHLNAQDIGLQGVEWFKESTVVSDWNDFIVPNSWKHSELEAIRGSVWFVKEFDLPASMTEGEAMLKLGTIVDADDTYINGVLVGTTGYKYPPRRYPIPKSLLRPGKNTITVRVISTQTTGEFIKDMPYKIISNGEECPLDGTWKFKIGAITDTLAPPTFFQYKPSGVYNHMIAPLAGVAVSGVLWYQGESNTAQPKGYHKLFQHLVTDWRDTFKLGDIPFLFTQLANFRSDDPDHKPTNWAELREEQRKSLAVPHTAMAVTIDIGEYNDLHPQDKKTLGQRLALCAQNLVYGEEIVYSGPIYKQMEREGNAIRLSFDHVGNGLVAKDGELQQFSICGADKNYVDASATIEGDTVLVRNEEISEPQHVRYAWTDNPEGANLYNQEGLPASPFSTEV; encoded by the coding sequence ATGAAAATTTCTAGCATCTTGAGCAATGGGATGGTATTACAGCGTAATCAACCCATTTCTATTACAGGTCAAACGACTATTTCATCAAATGTCTCAATTACATTTAACGAAAATACATACCAAACGATTGCAGATTCTAATGGCGATTGGACAATTTCAATAGATTCTCAACAAGCCGGTGGTCCCTATCAAATGGTGATTGAAGGAGATGAAAGAGTCATCATAGATGATATTTTAATTGGGGATGTTTGGATCCTTGGAGGCCAGTCCAATATGGAAATTCCAATAAATAGAACACTCGATTTATTTTCTGAAGAAATGAAAGCGGTTAACCAACCTTTCATTCGGCAATTCGCTGTTCCTCAACAGTATAATTTTCATGAACCAAAACAAATGGTAGAAGGCGGAAATTGGATAAGTGCTACACCCTCTGATGTCATGCATTTTAGTGCCGTTGGATATTTCTTTGCAAACGAATTATATGAAAAATATGGTGTACCCATTGGACTAATTTTAACTGCAGTTGGTGGAACCCCGATCGAAGCTTGGATGAAGGAAAGTACATTAAGGAAGCTTGGCGGATATGAAGTTGAAATGGAGAAAAATAAGGATGATGAGTATGTCGCCGCTACCCAAAAAAGCGATCAAGAACGCCATGACAAGTGGTATGAACACTTAAATGCTCAGGACATCGGCCTACAAGGTGTTGAGTGGTTTAAAGAATCTACGGTTGTTTCGGATTGGAATGATTTTATTGTTCCGAACTCATGGAAACACAGTGAACTTGAAGCGATAAGAGGATCTGTTTGGTTCGTCAAAGAGTTTGACCTCCCAGCTTCAATGACTGAAGGTGAGGCGATGCTCAAACTAGGAACAATCGTTGATGCGGATGATACATATATTAACGGAGTTCTCGTCGGCACTACTGGGTACAAATACCCTCCAAGAAGGTACCCGATTCCAAAAAGCCTTTTAAGACCTGGTAAAAACACGATTACGGTCCGAGTAATCAGTACACAAACGACAGGTGAATTTATAAAGGATATGCCTTATAAAATCATTTCCAATGGAGAAGAGTGTCCGTTAGATGGCACTTGGAAATTTAAAATCGGAGCTATCACCGATACACTAGCTCCACCGACGTTCTTTCAATATAAGCCATCTGGAGTGTACAACCATATGATTGCTCCGCTTGCGGGTGTTGCAGTCAGCGGCGTTCTTTGGTATCAAGGAGAATCTAATACCGCTCAACCTAAAGGCTACCATAAGCTTTTTCAACATCTTGTCACTGATTGGAGAGATACGTTTAAGTTGGGAGACATTCCTTTTCTTTTTACACAGCTCGCAAATTTCAGATCCGATGATCCGGACCATAAACCGACGAACTGGGCAGAACTTCGAGAAGAACAGCGAAAATCACTTGCTGTCCCACATACTGCGATGGCGGTCACAATTGACATTGGTGAATACAATGACTTACATCCACAAGATAAAAAAACGCTCGGTCAACGTCTCGCCTTATGTGCTCAAAATCTTGTGTATGGCGAAGAGATTGTATACAGTGGTCCTATTTATAAACAAATGGAACGTGAAGGCAACGCGATTCGTTTATCGTTTGATCATGTAGGGAATGGACTTGTCGCAAAGGATGGCGAGTTACAGCAGTTTTCGATTTGCGGAGCAGACAAAAACTATGTTGATGCTTCAGCTACAATCGAGGGGGATACGGTCCTCGTTCGTAACGAGGAAATTAGTGAACCACAGCATGTTCGTTATGCCTGGACAGACAACCCAGAAGGCGCAAATCTCTATAACCAAGAAGGACTTCCAGCATCCCCGTTTAGTACGGAGGTGTAA
- a CDS encoding ABC transporter substrate-binding protein produces MKKVWSLVAASILSVGLLAACSGESSSSEGGSNSGSKEKLTIWSFTDELEDAIEVFESRHDVDVELTIIPIEDYPTRLRPVLESGSGAPDIFTGEMAFIKDWVEQDYWENLSADPYNVDSLRGDFVEYVFDLGKNSNGEVKALSWQTTPGGIYFRRSIAKEVLGTDDPSEIGNMFTSMDGLYEVGEKMKAAGYRLFPDEGAVRWFAQGQNPQPWVNEKDELIMSEGRMNHFDYAKQLRELDLTAFAPEWSPAWFAAMDGPINYNAGWDEVDENASNEVEVFAYALPTWGLHSVLKLNTEETYGDWAVTNGPNPYFWGGTWVGIYSNSDKKELAWEFVKMMTHDEEFLTDWATETGDVLSYLPVTSKIKDDFSDEFLGGQNNYTFFLEEAQSINPGIVTRYDQQIDAMFGNAVGDYVEGAKTKEEAIQDFYNAVKNAYPHIELPN; encoded by the coding sequence GTGAAAAAAGTATGGAGTTTGGTAGCAGCATCAATTCTTAGTGTGGGTCTACTCGCAGCTTGTAGTGGGGAAAGTAGCAGTTCTGAAGGAGGAAGCAATAGCGGTTCAAAGGAAAAATTAACAATTTGGTCTTTTACTGACGAACTAGAAGATGCGATTGAGGTATTCGAGTCTCGTCATGATGTGGATGTGGAGTTAACGATTATACCAATTGAAGATTATCCAACCCGTTTACGACCAGTTCTTGAAAGTGGAAGTGGCGCACCAGATATTTTTACAGGAGAAATGGCATTTATCAAAGATTGGGTAGAGCAGGATTATTGGGAAAACCTTTCAGCAGACCCGTACAATGTTGATTCACTTAGAGGAGATTTTGTTGAGTATGTTTTTGATTTAGGTAAAAATTCAAACGGTGAAGTGAAAGCGTTATCATGGCAAACAACACCAGGTGGTATTTATTTTAGAAGAAGTATTGCTAAAGAAGTTCTTGGTACAGATGACCCAAGTGAAATCGGCAATATGTTTACCTCAATGGATGGTTTATATGAAGTCGGGGAAAAAATGAAAGCTGCCGGTTATCGCCTATTTCCTGATGAAGGAGCGGTTCGTTGGTTTGCCCAAGGACAAAACCCTCAGCCATGGGTTAATGAAAAAGATGAACTTATCATGTCAGAAGGACGTATGAACCATTTTGATTATGCAAAACAACTTCGTGAGTTAGACTTAACTGCATTTGCTCCAGAATGGTCACCAGCTTGGTTCGCGGCAATGGATGGACCAATAAATTATAATGCCGGTTGGGATGAGGTTGATGAGAATGCTTCAAATGAGGTAGAGGTGTTTGCTTATGCGTTACCGACATGGGGACTTCATAGTGTGTTAAAGCTTAATACAGAAGAAACATATGGAGACTGGGCAGTAACGAACGGACCGAACCCGTACTTCTGGGGTGGAACATGGGTCGGTATTTACAGTAATTCCGATAAAAAGGAACTAGCTTGGGAGTTTGTAAAAATGATGACTCATGATGAAGAGTTCTTAACAGATTGGGCTACAGAAACTGGGGATGTCCTTTCTTACTTACCAGTTACGAGCAAAATTAAAGATGACTTCAGTGATGAGTTTTTAGGTGGACAAAATAACTACACGTTCTTCCTTGAAGAAGCTCAGTCGATTAATCCAGGTATTGTAACGAGATATGATCAGCAAATTGATGCCATGTTTGGAAATGCAGTGGGCGATTATGTGGAAGGTGCAAAAACAAAAGAAGAAGCCATTCAAGATTTTTATAATGCTGTCAAAAATGCATATCCTCACATTGAATTACCTAATTAA